ATGGAACAGCCTCTTCCAGAACCCCATCTGGCGGTGTACCACAGCAACCATTTGAATACGACCTTGCGTGGCGAGTTCATCTATGGTCTTTATCACATCATTCCCTTGCACGGTGAGAAACGAATGCTTCACACCGGTGAAAACATCTTCCAATTTTTTTCGGTCTGGCAGCAATTCCAGACCTGGCACGGTATAACGAACATGGGTGATGGCAATTTCTGCGTTACGGCGATCGACCAGTTCCAATAGAGGGTTCAGCGTAAAGCGATCAAGCTCCTTACCGTCATAGGCCAACATGATGCGTTCAACAGGTTCCGCCTTCCATTGTGCCGGCACGGTGATCACCGGAGCTGTGCAATCTGATACGACCGACCGCGCATTCTTACCCACCATTCCGTAATTACCTTCTCCTTGCGTGCCCATCACGACCATATCCACCCCTTTGCTTTCGTCCAGTTCATTGAGCAATCTCACCAACGAAACTCTCGAAACCTTACGGCCCAATTTCACATTCTTCGCGAATTTGCGGAGTATTCGTTCTACTCTGCGCGTTCGATTGATCGCTTCACGCTCGGGAATATCCCCTATGCTGGGTAGCAGCACATTATCATAAGAAGGCATGAGGTAGGTATGCACCAATATGAATTTATTGCCCTCGGTTCCGAAGAGGTCAAGAGCAAATTTTGCTGCGTTCAAAGCCGCATCGCTGAAGTCAGTAGGAAGAAGGATCGTTGCCATGTTCAATTGTCTTTAATGCCTATTGTCGGAGGCAGTAAAAAGGTAGCTACTTTAACACATTCGAGAACTGACGGAAGTCATTCGATCAGCCATTGCATGGCAAGATCAATTCAAGTGGCGGTCGGATCTCACATCCTTTACCATCAGCGGAACCTTGTCCCGAACCGCTCCACGACAGACCGTTCCAATGCCTCCCGATGGTCCGGGTGCGCAACAGCGATCAACGCTTCCGCACGCTGGCGCAAATTCTTCCCGTACAGATAAGCCACGCCGAATTCAGTGACCACGTAATGCATGTGGGCACGCGTGGTCACAACACCAGCACCCTCCTTCAAGAACGGCACTATCTTGCTAATACCTTTTTTTGTCACCGATCCCATTGCAATGATGGGTTTTCCTTCTTTCGAAAGTGCAGCACCACGCATGAAATCAAGCTGGCCACCAACACCAGAATACTGGTATGTACCAATGCTATCCGCACATACCTGACCGGTCATATCCATTTCGATCGCGCTGTTGATCGCAACCACTTTGGGGTTCTCACGGATCACTTTACCGTCATTCACATACTGTGCATCCAGAAATGCGAACTGCGGATTATCGTGAAGCAGATCGTATAAGCGTCTTGTACCGATCGCAAAGCTTGTGACCACCCTACCGGGATGTTTTTTCTTGAACCGGTTGTTGATCACGCCGCTTTCTACAAGTTCGATGATCCCGTTGGAGCACATCTCAGTATGTACGCCAAGATCCTTGTGCCCTTTCAGAGCGTTGAGAATTGCATCAGGAATAGCGCCGATCCCCATTTGCAAGGTCGATCCATTATCGATCAATTCCGCGCAATTCCTGGCGATCTCTTTTTCACAGTCGCCAATGCTACCGCTATAATCCACTTCCGGCAATGGGTCGTTCACTTCGACCAAGGCTGCAAAACGATCAACATGAATGTTCCCCTCACCGTGAGTCCTGGGCATGTTCGGATTCACCTGTGCGATCAACATTTTTGCATTGCGAGAGGCCGAACGCGCCACATCAACCGATACGCCCAACGAACAAAATCCATGACGATCCGGTGGGGAGACATTGAGAATGGCAACATCCAACGGAAGTACGCCCTGTTCAAAAAGGCGCGGGATCTCACTGAGAAAGACAGGTACGTAATCGCCATACGCACTGTTCACGATCGATCGGATATTATCTGAAACGAATAACGAATTGAAAAAGAAGCTCTCACCAACAACCGGAACATCCGCTCCAATATCACCCAGAGTACTGATACTCACCAATTCCACATTCTTCAATTCACCTGCGCGTTGGAACAATGCTCTAAGGAGGGTAACCGGTGTCGCAGCGCTACCGTGAATGAATACACGCTGACCCGAACGCACTAACCCAACCGCCTCACTGGCCGACATCCAAACACCACTTCGCTTCATGAAAAGTATCCAGCTGGATCAGTCTATCGTAATACCACCAAAGGTATTGGGTGAGCAACTCGGAAATCCTGTCGATCGTCAGGTTGAAAACGAACGGAACCAAGTAGACTTGCTGAACACCATCAATGTGCGTTCACGTTAAAGAACACTTGGGAAAAGGAACGCTCTTCGAAATCACAACGAAACAAACAACACAGACAATGACAAGCACTGCAACCTATCAGGATATATACACAAGCCTTGGATACCTATTTTATAGCGTTGCCATCAGTGACGGCGCGGTGCGCAAAGTGGAAGTGGATCGATTGAAGGAACTGATCGCTGAAAAGTGGCTCCCACTGGAAGGTAGTCGTGACATTTTCGGGACGGATGCCGGGCACTACATCAGTATCAGCTTCGACTTCGCGAATGACAGTGAATTAAGTCCCGACCAAGCATGGGAGCGTTTCGTGGACGACTATAAAGAGCACGGTACACGCTATGATGATACCATGAAGCGCTTGACCTTCGAAACTGCCGCGGCCATTGCAAGCGTCTTTTCCGGGAATAACAAGTCCGAATTAAGTCGGCTTTTTCAATTGGAGCGTTTGTTGAAGAAGTGAGCCATACGTTCTCACCGCTCCAACCTTGCTTGGATCATAGTGATCGAACACAAGATCTTCGATCGCTTCGTTCTACCTTTACCCAATGGCCTCGGAAAGTTCAGACCCAAGGATCCGTTTCGAAACAAAGGAGCAGAGCAATGAGCGCCGCCAGCGTGAATTCATGGCATTGACCCCGAATGAGCGCTTCATTTGGTTCTTGAACAGCTTTTACTCCAAGCTCCCGGACCCGAGCGGTCCAGATGCTGAACAAGTTGAGAAAGATGAGCGCAATTTTGTTATCCATAGGCGCAATGCGGCCATTTGACCAAGAGATACTTTTATTCCTACAAGCGACCTTCGCGCATCATGTACGCATGTTGATGGTCGACGGCGGCGCCGTGAATTTCCACGGGTATCAGCGTCATTCAGCAGACTTGGATTTTTGGATAGAGCCAACACCGGCGAATTTTGAACAGCTTTTCAAGGCTTTAGAGTCAATAGGTTTCGAAGTTGGTAAGATCCCGAACGATGTGTTGGCGCAGGAACGTAATATGTCGATCAAGATCTCGCCTATGATGGAGGTTGAATTGATCACTCGATCCAACCCGAGCTGCACATTCGAGGAAGCTTGGTCGCGCAGAATAGAGGCAACGATCCTAGGTCATCCGATCACGAAGTATTTGGTCATCGGAAGATCTGACTTGATCGAAAGCAAATTAAAAGCGGGCCGCGCGAAGGACTTGCATGATGTGCATGAGTTGAAGTTGCGCGCTGGGGAATTGTGAACCAGTAGGTCGTTCGAGGACAAACTGGGTCGGGAGATCACCTTTTACCCCACCCTCTCTTTCACCACATTCAGGAATGCTTCACCGAACTGGCTGGCCTTGTGATCGCCAACACCGTTGACCAATCGGAATTCGTACAGGTTGGTCGGTCTTTTCTCAGCCATATCGATCAATGAAGCATCGCTGAATACCACGTAAGCAGGTTTACCTATTGCCTTGGCCAGCGTACGTCGAAGATCTTTCAATGCGCTTAGTAGATCAGCGCTTGCGGGGCTTGGTTCTGCAACCACTTGCCGTGTACGCTTAGTGCGTTCCTGACGCTCTTTCACCGTATCCGGACTCACCAAACGCACTGGTCGCTCGCCTTTTAAGACTGCTTCACCTGGAGTTGTAATGATCAAGTGATGATGATCACGATAATCAACTTCGATAAGACCTAGGTGCATGAATTGCTGAATGAACTGTACCCAAGCAAAAGCGGTTATATCACTCCCTGCTCCGAACGTTTTGATCCTGTCCCATCCTTTCTCGGTTACTTCATGGCTGTGGGATCCTTTCAACACATCAACCAACACGGACATCGGTAATTTCTGTCCACTGCGCACCACCGCACTCAACGCCTTCTGCGCTAGTATGGTCCCATCAAAGTACTTCGGTGGATCCTGGCAGACGTCACAATTTCCACAAGCCTCTGCGCTGTCTTCACTGAAGTAACTGAGCAGGATCGTCCGTCGGCATACTTGGGCCTCGGCGAACTCCTTCATACGTTCCAGTTTAGCAACTACGACATCTTTGTAGCGCTGTTCCTCGATCTCGTTGGCAAAGTGCATCTGTGTCTGCACATCGGCATAACTGTAGAACAGGATCGTTTCAGCTGGCTTACCATCACGCCCGGCTCTCCCGATCTCCTGGTAATATCCCTCAACGGTACCGGGTAGGTTATAATGGATCACGAACCGTACATCACTCTTGTCGATTCCCATACCGAAAGCGATCGTTGCACAGATCACATGCGTTTTGCCTTGAATGAAATCATCTTGAACACGGCTCCGATCTTCTGCATCCATTTTCGCATGATAGAACTCGGCCTTCACCCCGATCTTCTGCAACTTCGCTGCGATCTTTTCAGTACTTGCTCTACTGTTACAATAGATGATCCCGCAATGCCCGACATGCCTTGCCATGATCCGCTCTATCGCCTTCCACCTATCCAGGCCTGGCAACACGGCGAGTGAAAGGTTGGGGCGATCAAAGCTGCTAACGAAGGTCTTCGGAGCTTTAAGGCCGAGGCAATGCCCAATGTCACCACGTACAGTTCTATCTGCAGTTGCTGTTAGCGCGATCACAGGAACTTCAGGGAACCGTTGTTTCAGTGCATGCAACTGCTTGTACTCTGGTCTAAAATGATGGCCCCATGTACTAATGCAATGGGCCTCATCGACCGCGAAAAGCTTAACATTCAATTCTTCCAGCCGTTCCAAGAAGCCTTGTTGGAAAAGACGTTCTGGTGAAACGTAGAGCAACTTCATTGCCCCGCTGCGCAATTCGCGGTTTATTTCCTGCTCCTCATTGTATGATAATGAGCTGTTCAAATATGCTGCCGCAATTCCATTTCCTTGAAGTGCCTGTACCTGATCCTTCATCAATGCGATCAAGGGTGATATCACCACGGTCAGCCCATCGAACGCCAAAGCTGGAAGTTGAAAACAAATGCTCTTTCCGCCTCCTGTCGGCATTAGAACAATGGCATCGTTCCCCTTGAGAACATGATCGATGACTTCCTTCTGCTGAGGCCGAAAGCTGCGATATCCGAAGTGACGTTCAAGAAGTTCACCAACGTTCAAGGTCGTAGTAGCTGGTTCTGATAGAAAGTTCGGCATACGATCAAAGCAAGCCGACAATGTAGGAACGATGCAATGGGGCAGCAAGAAAACAGCTCAGGAGTTTTGAACCACGTCCTACATTACGCAACAATCTCTTGATCCAAGGATACCCATTTCCGGGTAATTTGGCCCTGAATATCCACTAAAGATCAAAGTTCCATTCCTCGCTCCGTACATTCGCTTGGACGATCTCATCCACACCCCCATTTCAATGAAAGACATCCTCTGTCCCACCGATCTATCCGAAACATCGTTGAAAGGAATTCAATATGCGGACATGCTAGCCGCCGGACTCAATTCCTCTGTCTCGCTTTTGCATGTAATGAACAAGGCAGAATCGCAGGGAGAGGCCCGTATCGCGGCAAAAGTCAAAATGGACGATCAGGTCTCACATGTAAAACAAGCACCGATCACATGTCATTTCCGCGACGGTGAATTCATGGAAGAGATAACACGCGAAAGCAGAACAGGACATGCCATGATGGTATGTGCTACACACGGATCCCGAGGACTTCGGCAATCACTGTTCGGAACGGACATACTGAAATTGGTCCGGCGCGTGGAGGTTCCTTCATTGGTGGTGCAGGCGCATAGCGGTACACCTACTTCGCTAGGGACCATAGTAATGCCGGTCGCTAGCCATAAAGAGATCGATCATTTATTGAATGCCGTATCGATGCTCGCTTCAGCCTTTGGCAGTGAGGTGCATATTTACCAATTGAACCGCCCCGGTGAGCAACCGAGTGAGGATCTGCTGGCAAACAAGAAGCATATGAGTGAATACCTGACGAAGGTCGGGATCCGGCATATGAACGTAGAAGATGATGAAACATCGTTCTCGATCGGTTTTGCTGTTCAAACGATCGCTTATGCGGATCGTATCGGGGCAGGTTGCATTGCGATCATGTCGATGGCATCTGATGAATACCGCTACATCGCGGATGCGGAAAAGGAGCGCATGTTGACCAACGAACCTGGAATTCCAGTTTTGTGCGCTAGGTGATCCTGAACACTTGAACTTCTTTGAACTTTAGGTATTCTTGAAAAAATTCGTCACTAATTTTCAATACTATTTGAAAATTCAGTTCTTTCATCCTAGATTTGTACCATTGAACGATGGAACTACACGAAGCAAAAGACAGATTCACCCAAGCGTGGGGCACTTTTGCAACGCATTGGGGCATCAATAGGAGCATGGCGCAAGTACATGCATTGTTGTTGATCAGCGCCGAGCCGTTGAGCACCGAGGATGTCATGGAACAGCTCAACATCAGCCGCGGCAACGCCAACATGAACCTACGCGCTTTGATCGACTGGCAATTGGTGGATAAAGTGTTGAAGAGCGGGGAACGCAGGGAATTTTTTCAAGCTGAAAAAGACGTGTGGAAGATTGCTACGCACATTACCCGTGAGCGCAAGAAAAGGGAGTTGGAACCCATGGTAAAACTGCTCAGCGAGCTGAAGAAGACAGAGGGAACTACCAAGGATGCCAAAGCCTTTCGTGAAATGACCACCGACCTACATGACCTAACAGGAACGATTGATGCGGTGTTGGAGAAAAGTAC
This genomic window from Flavobacteriales bacterium contains:
- a CDS encoding universal stress protein, translated to MATILLPTDFSDAALNAAKFALDLFGTEGNKFILVHTYLMPSYDNVLLPSIGDIPEREAINRTRRVERILRKFAKNVKLGRKVSRVSLVRLLNELDESKGVDMVVMGTQGEGNYGMVGKNARSVVSDCTAPVITVPAQWKAEPVERIMLAYDGKELDRFTLNPLLELVDRRNAEIAITHVRYTVPGLELLPDRKKLEDVFTGVKHSFLTVQGNDVIKTIDELATQGRIQMVAVVHRQMGFWKRLFHGSTAKRMTLHTSLPMLVLPERPR
- a CDS encoding universal stress protein, with the translated sequence MKDILCPTDLSETSLKGIQYADMLAAGLNSSVSLLHVMNKAESQGEARIAAKVKMDDQVSHVKQAPITCHFRDGEFMEEITRESRTGHAMMVCATHGSRGLRQSLFGTDILKLVRRVEVPSLVVQAHSGTPTSLGTIVMPVASHKEIDHLLNAVSMLASAFGSEVHIYQLNRPGEQPSEDLLANKKHMSEYLTKVGIRHMNVEDDETSFSIGFAVQTIAYADRIGAGCIAIMSMASDEYRYIADAEKERMLTNEPGIPVLCAR
- a CDS encoding transcriptional regulator; the protein is MELHEAKDRFTQAWGTFATHWGINRSMAQVHALLLISAEPLSTEDVMEQLNISRGNANMNLRALIDWQLVDKVLKSGERREFFQAEKDVWKIATHITRERKKRELEPMVKLLSELKKTEGTTKDAKAFREMTTDLHDLTGTIDAVLEKSTRRDVQWFLKAASTLLR
- the recQ gene encoding DNA helicase RecQ — encoded protein: MPNFLSEPATTTLNVGELLERHFGYRSFRPQQKEVIDHVLKGNDAIVLMPTGGGKSICFQLPALAFDGLTVVISPLIALMKDQVQALQGNGIAAAYLNSSLSYNEEQEINRELRSGAMKLLYVSPERLFQQGFLERLEELNVKLFAVDEAHCISTWGHHFRPEYKQLHALKQRFPEVPVIALTATADRTVRGDIGHCLGLKAPKTFVSSFDRPNLSLAVLPGLDRWKAIERIMARHVGHCGIIYCNSRASTEKIAAKLQKIGVKAEFYHAKMDAEDRSRVQDDFIQGKTHVICATIAFGMGIDKSDVRFVIHYNLPGTVEGYYQEIGRAGRDGKPAETILFYSYADVQTQMHFANEIEEQRYKDVVVAKLERMKEFAEAQVCRRTILLSYFSEDSAEACGNCDVCQDPPKYFDGTILAQKALSAVVRSGQKLPMSVLVDVLKGSHSHEVTEKGWDRIKTFGAGSDITAFAWVQFIQQFMHLGLIEVDYRDHHHLIITTPGEAVLKGERPVRLVSPDTVKERQERTKRTRQVVAEPSPASADLLSALKDLRRTLAKAIGKPAYVVFSDASLIDMAEKRPTNLYEFRLVNGVGDHKASQFGEAFLNVVKERVG
- a CDS encoding acetyl-CoA hydrolase/transferase family protein, which gives rise to MKRSGVWMSASEAVGLVRSGQRVFIHGSAATPVTLLRALFQRAGELKNVELVSISTLGDIGADVPVVGESFFFNSLFVSDNIRSIVNSAYGDYVPVFLSEIPRLFEQGVLPLDVAILNVSPPDRHGFCSLGVSVDVARSASRNAKMLIAQVNPNMPRTHGEGNIHVDRFAALVEVNDPLPEVDYSGSIGDCEKEIARNCAELIDNGSTLQMGIGAIPDAILNALKGHKDLGVHTEMCSNGIIELVESGVINNRFKKKHPGRVVTSFAIGTRRLYDLLHDNPQFAFLDAQYVNDGKVIRENPKVVAINSAIEMDMTGQVCADSIGTYQYSGVGGQLDFMRGAALSKEGKPIIAMGSVTKKGISKIVPFLKEGAGVVTTRAHMHYVVTEFGVAYLYGKNLRQRAEALIAVAHPDHREALERSVVERFGTRFR